The Sediminitomix flava genome window below encodes:
- a CDS encoding VPS10 domain-containing protein has product MATCPDMWNAYQSENNGNSWYGITDPDGDASFYHLRDLYYSVSDASFGLAISSSELWKTENLGKNWEVVPNCPWYKIDEDGGDVDRWKKKVATLAIDPNDKDVWYVAGGMNVRGQDWLSCYKGVTAENPHGKEALNEGKIWRTKNAGKSWTLISNGLPPKAQVGRIIVNPNNSKQIFAASNYGIYRSDNAGKKWQHISKGQLDNDIIMDMDAYYNERTAKFIIYAIDQTQYVAHGNTTKCTGGVFYSENAGKTWQKINGNLGLDINQLSGGVPNNYFKYISKWMGISLKEAKERYPVLPKNALQRFNMISADPSREKAIYLGFADPQIGNSILPGRLWVTENHGKTWTNTARLYGDSWEKDKDYWTARNNPYHENMVVGHYSRHMRFGNDYALRSMRGLDVGVDGSVMIISDHSTMLSTDHGQTWHQVDEEITEKGGIVGKGNSNLPGLTIAQDRRFDTTLFGSGEHHLWIPTGERKNGVPAIRFVESTQPTVSNIVFDPYDGKTVFATSNRQEHKHEIFRSIDGGENWEAYGISTPATKKWKDDFYTNGLTIDPINNQYMYFGITRIVNPKKAKQGGFFFSDDYGKTFKPRNNGLPSPARINDVKFDPRDLSKKSLFIAAQKNTKKYFMPLSEGGLYYSSDRGLNWEKVNTPKEVEGVQFIEFDHTNRMYITTGHFSGGAGVWYTDDFGKTWQQIFDFAGTECINVSPFDTNLLVVSVRFANQNQGVYVSRDRGKTWSKNNTNVTIPHQIEDVKFDIFDVNKIWLATKGCGFYEGKIQEGKSVQVLDAFPNVAELKDGESVQFTAKILFDKVQKENLVWKSENPAIAKVDEGGKVIPVGKGQTKIWLSTKDGRYTDFSIVTVHP; this is encoded by the coding sequence GTGGCCACTTGTCCAGATATGTGGAATGCCTATCAGTCAGAAAATAATGGAAACAGTTGGTATGGTATAACCGACCCAGATGGCGATGCGAGCTTTTACCATTTACGAGACCTTTATTATTCGGTAAGTGATGCCAGCTTTGGATTAGCTATTTCTTCTTCAGAATTATGGAAAACAGAAAATCTAGGTAAGAATTGGGAAGTTGTTCCGAACTGTCCTTGGTATAAAATTGATGAAGACGGAGGAGATGTAGACCGATGGAAAAAGAAAGTGGCAACATTAGCTATTGATCCTAATGATAAAGATGTTTGGTATGTTGCTGGCGGCATGAATGTCAGAGGACAAGATTGGCTCTCATGTTATAAAGGAGTGACAGCAGAAAACCCACATGGCAAAGAAGCCTTAAATGAGGGGAAAATTTGGCGAACCAAAAATGCTGGAAAATCATGGACTCTAATTTCAAATGGATTACCCCCGAAAGCTCAAGTAGGTCGGATTATTGTCAATCCAAACAACTCAAAACAAATTTTTGCTGCATCAAATTACGGTATTTACCGTTCTGACAATGCGGGTAAAAAATGGCAACATATCTCAAAAGGTCAGTTGGACAATGATATTATCATGGATATGGATGCCTATTACAATGAGCGAACAGCTAAGTTTATTATTTATGCAATTGACCAGACTCAATATGTAGCTCATGGAAATACAACGAAATGCACTGGAGGTGTTTTTTATTCTGAAAATGCGGGGAAAACATGGCAGAAAATTAATGGAAACCTTGGTTTAGATATTAATCAATTATCGGGTGGAGTACCTAATAATTACTTTAAATACATCTCAAAATGGATGGGGATTTCATTGAAGGAAGCGAAAGAAAGATACCCTGTTTTACCTAAAAATGCACTTCAACGTTTCAATATGATTAGTGCTGACCCAAGTAGAGAAAAAGCCATATATTTGGGCTTTGCAGACCCTCAAATTGGAAATTCGATTTTGCCTGGTCGACTTTGGGTCACTGAAAATCATGGAAAAACTTGGACCAATACAGCAAGACTTTATGGCGACAGTTGGGAAAAAGATAAAGATTATTGGACGGCAAGAAACAATCCATATCATGAAAATATGGTAGTAGGGCATTACTCAAGACATATGCGATTTGGTAATGATTATGCGCTCCGTTCCATGCGTGGGCTAGATGTAGGTGTAGATGGCAGTGTTATGATTATCTCAGATCATAGTACCATGTTGAGTACCGACCATGGCCAAACTTGGCATCAAGTAGATGAAGAAATTACTGAAAAAGGAGGAATTGTGGGGAAAGGAAATAGTAATCTTCCAGGCTTAACAATTGCACAAGATCGACGCTTTGACACAACGCTTTTTGGTTCTGGAGAACACCATCTATGGATTCCGACAGGGGAAAGAAAAAATGGAGTACCAGCTATCCGATTTGTAGAAAGTACACAACCAACAGTAAGTAATATTGTGTTTGACCCTTATGACGGCAAAACAGTATTTGCGACTTCTAACAGACAGGAGCACAAGCATGAAATATTTAGGAGTATAGATGGAGGAGAGAACTGGGAAGCATATGGAATTTCTACACCCGCAACCAAAAAATGGAAAGACGATTTCTATACCAATGGCTTAACAATTGACCCAATCAATAATCAGTATATGTATTTTGGGATTACAAGAATTGTGAATCCGAAAAAAGCCAAACAAGGAGGTTTCTTCTTTTCCGATGATTATGGTAAAACATTCAAACCAAGAAATAATGGTTTACCTTCCCCAGCAAGAATAAATGATGTAAAATTTGATCCTAGAGATTTGTCAAAAAAATCCTTATTTATAGCAGCTCAGAAAAATACAAAAAAATATTTTATGCCCCTTTCTGAAGGCGGTTTATACTATTCTTCTGATCGAGGCTTAAATTGGGAAAAGGTAAATACACCAAAAGAGGTGGAAGGGGTTCAATTTATCGAATTCGATCATACCAACAGAATGTATATAACAACAGGTCATTTTAGTGGTGGTGCAGGTGTTTGGTACACAGATGATTTTGGTAAGACATGGCAACAAATCTTTGATTTTGCAGGAACAGAATGTATTAATGTTTCTCCTTTCGACACGAACCTATTAGTGGTCTCAGTTAGGTTTGCCAATCAAAACCAAGGGGTTTATGTTAGTAGAGATAGAGGGAAAACATGGTCTAAAAACAATACAAACGTAACAATACCGCATCAGATAGAAGATGTGAAGTTTGATATTTTCGATGTCAATAAAATTTGGTTAGCTACAAAAGGTTGTGGCTTTTATGAAGGAAAAATACAAGAAGGTAAGTCCGTACAAGTACTGGATGCATTCCCAAATGTAGCAGAACTTAAGGATGGAGAGTCTGTTCAGTTTACTGCAAAGATATTATTTGATAAAGTACAAAAAGAGAATTTAGTATGGAAGTCTGAAAATCCAGCTATCGCTAAAGTTGATGAAGGCGGAAAAGTCATTCCTGTCGGAAAAGGTCAAACCAAAATATGGTTGAGTACAAAAGATGGCAGATATACCGATTTTAGTATTGTTACTGTACACCCATAA
- a CDS encoding sulfatase-like hydrolase/transferase encodes MKQLKKLFLTLLFFGWKVLSLFGQDGNQPNILWIITDDQRADALSCYNQAMSGKADSPLGYVMSPNIDALAEEGVLFTNSFCTTPACAPSRAAMHSGQYAHHSGIYGFEYHHDGPDFVEKTIPQVLKSVGYHTARFGKLGVRASHMNVNGEKEDNDFYSFEVDVKDLQKAGYTDYYPHTYFDNGRVGKKAEWFYPDGTMRSYWIDREDGIMPEGNEAAKQAIVEDQELIFSYTRSNESLILSGVSSQPASMTADARITQAFQNYLSNANQTYKTMDGRTLEGANSAKPQFINLGYQFPHTPVLPPKSFRDRFKGKTYKVPTFSEAELEKLPNQLLRMYNELKIHPMTDEEKQLLIQDYYAFCAFGDSLIGEAVTAFKEYSIQNQQEYLIVIACGDHGWHLGEQGISAKFTPYTQSNKTAIIVVSSNKEKFPSHTVVSDYLEYVDFAPTFYASAGIDIKENTYNYLDGYDLEEVINGTKPARGYVLGEQNHLGGDRAYLRSENFAFSMKARKKSNKPKEGELNTLVTWPLTCSREDAELALFDLRVDKGEHNNVAYDEAYIELADWFRNKLGNIVLGDGRIECDWNKSNLWNRSNFAEGADDKVLDIPKEFIPEIETVLIPLDSVSISSYEIELEEGSSQFIPITFVPFNASEKELEWSSQDITIVSVQEGVITAVKEGETIVTLSLASDPNFSIEISVSVFALEEIEEEEEESKITSMEESMNSSIFKVFPNPSSALIQFSSEIPLQEVLILNTVGEKVKQIKMLGQEKINIEDLASGIYILRAVFEGGKISNRQLLIIE; translated from the coding sequence ATGAAACAACTAAAGAAGTTATTTCTGACCCTACTATTTTTTGGATGGAAGGTGCTGTCTCTATTCGGACAAGATGGGAATCAACCAAATATTTTATGGATTATAACAGATGACCAACGAGCGGATGCTTTATCATGCTACAATCAAGCTATGAGTGGTAAAGCAGATAGCCCTTTAGGTTATGTGATGTCTCCAAATATTGATGCTTTGGCAGAAGAAGGCGTACTTTTTACAAACTCATTTTGTACTACTCCTGCTTGTGCTCCTTCGAGGGCCGCAATGCACTCGGGGCAGTATGCACACCACTCTGGAATTTATGGTTTTGAATATCATCATGACGGTCCCGATTTTGTAGAAAAAACTATCCCCCAAGTACTCAAGTCGGTAGGTTATCATACTGCCCGGTTTGGTAAACTAGGAGTAAGGGCATCACATATGAATGTAAATGGAGAAAAAGAAGATAATGATTTTTATTCTTTTGAAGTAGATGTAAAAGATTTACAAAAAGCAGGGTATACAGATTATTATCCACATACTTATTTCGACAATGGAAGAGTAGGGAAGAAGGCGGAGTGGTTCTATCCTGATGGAACGATGCGCTCTTACTGGATAGATCGGGAAGATGGAATCATGCCTGAGGGTAATGAAGCAGCAAAGCAAGCTATTGTAGAAGATCAAGAGCTTATTTTTTCTTATACTCGTAGCAATGAATCCCTCATTTTGAGTGGTGTTAGTTCTCAGCCCGCTTCTATGACTGCAGATGCTCGTATCACGCAAGCTTTCCAAAATTATTTATCCAATGCAAATCAGACCTACAAAACAATGGATGGTCGTACTTTAGAGGGAGCAAACAGTGCGAAACCTCAGTTTATCAATTTAGGATATCAATTTCCACATACACCTGTATTGCCCCCAAAGTCATTCAGAGATCGGTTTAAAGGAAAAACATATAAAGTACCTACATTTTCGGAAGCAGAATTGGAAAAATTACCCAACCAACTTCTCAGAATGTACAATGAGCTCAAAATACATCCGATGACTGATGAAGAGAAGCAATTACTCATTCAAGACTATTATGCTTTTTGTGCTTTCGGAGATTCCTTGATAGGTGAAGCTGTTACGGCTTTTAAAGAATATAGCATTCAGAACCAGCAAGAATATTTGATTGTCATTGCCTGTGGTGATCATGGTTGGCATTTGGGTGAACAAGGAATTAGTGCAAAGTTTACTCCTTATACGCAATCAAATAAAACAGCAATAATTGTGGTTTCTTCCAATAAAGAGAAATTTCCAAGCCATACGGTAGTGTCAGATTATTTGGAATACGTAGATTTTGCTCCAACTTTTTATGCAAGTGCAGGTATTGACATCAAAGAAAATACCTATAACTATTTGGATGGTTATGACCTTGAAGAAGTGATAAATGGTACAAAGCCCGCTCGCGGATATGTTTTGGGTGAACAAAATCATTTGGGAGGAGACCGAGCTTATTTGCGTTCGGAAAATTTTGCTTTTTCGATGAAAGCAAGAAAGAAGTCAAACAAGCCGAAAGAAGGTGAGTTGAACACACTTGTAACATGGCCACTGACTTGTAGTCGGGAAGATGCAGAATTAGCATTATTTGATCTTCGTGTAGATAAAGGTGAACACAACAATGTAGCTTATGATGAAGCTTACATTGAATTGGCAGATTGGTTCCGAAATAAACTTGGCAATATTGTTCTAGGTGATGGGCGGATAGAATGTGACTGGAATAAATCAAACTTGTGGAACAGAAGTAATTTTGCAGAAGGTGCCGATGACAAGGTTCTTGATATTCCTAAAGAATTTATTCCAGAAATTGAGACCGTTTTAATTCCATTAGATAGTGTGTCGATTTCTTCCTATGAAATTGAATTAGAAGAAGGTTCTTCTCAATTTATCCCTATCACTTTTGTACCATTTAATGCATCAGAAAAAGAGCTTGAATGGTCTTCCCAAGACATTACGATTGTGAGTGTTCAAGAAGGTGTTATTACAGCTGTAAAAGAAGGCGAAACAATAGTGACACTTTCTTTAGCTTCGGACCCTAATTTTTCAATAGAAATATCCGTAAGTGTATTCGCTTTAGAGGAAATTGAAGAAGAAGAGGAAGAGTCCAAAATCACAAGTATGGAAGAAAGTATGAATTCCTCAATTTTTAAGGTATTTCCAAACCCTAGTAGTGCGCTAATTCAATTTTCGTCTGAAATTCCACTTCAAGAAGTTCTTATTTTGAATACTGTGGGAGAAAAAGTAAAACAGATAAAAATGTTAGGGCAAGAGAAAATAAATATTGAGGATTTAGCATCAGGTATTTACATTTTGAGAGCTGTTTTTGAAGGTGGCAAAATTTCGAATCGTCAACTTCTAATTATAGAATAA
- a CDS encoding right-handed parallel beta-helix repeat-containing protein — MRTFVVYFIVLMFCNLNFVTAQIQLDELEKENSSYDINEEIPVTPNDFIFKKPHTNDQIKYKSKTKYTRTIYVDNENGSDSNNGLSKEMAIKSLEQIVRLNITFGDQILLKGQQIHIGTIELINLNTEKKSNKRIHIGSYGKGKAVIDFRGYPAGVWIQNTSNVSITDLKFTGNGGPNNETFMLRESEKNIDQRYAIRIQSDDSHNFSLMENLFIYNVDIKDVFLLNPVQKSRACRQWHMNDGAGWGWGIFGQVLKNGKGLHNVTIQHVNVSNVSQMGIRFKGAGKIDGSLQGNVNNVKIEYCTIYRSGGPGMQFNRCNNSHMKFCRITESGNRNDKRKWGRGSGMWTWGLHNFLFEHNIFEGAQGIADSCGAHIDFNCRNVVIQNCLSRYNAGGFIEILGLNYNCSYRFNVSINDGWRNIKDPKQKFWGKVGTPGCIVTVNGHNHEKQYKGPYQTYIYNNTIINTIEGNAPYKNPNIFNISTSNEGLVMMNNIFWFEEKANKGWSMHRWKDNAPYDAAFDFKISDAPKNTKSEKGFGDSYPATSRSMNEGELARMELIMRNNIYRLYNADGIDKYSKVNTALADGYWDENARGDNPNFKNETGSEAADFIPTNKKLIYSGEPIPKLSSDSTASGIYFGGLEVTKDFFGNPIKKDIIGAIVPNAKIKDWTKVFQQHDQVKENQLAK, encoded by the coding sequence ATGAGAACATTTGTAGTATATTTTATCGTATTGATGTTTTGTAATTTAAATTTTGTGACTGCACAAATACAACTAGACGAATTAGAAAAAGAAAATTCTAGTTATGACATCAACGAAGAAATCCCAGTAACACCAAATGATTTTATATTTAAAAAACCACATACAAATGATCAAATAAAGTATAAATCCAAAACAAAATATACAAGAACAATATATGTAGATAATGAAAATGGTTCTGATTCCAATAATGGATTATCTAAAGAAATGGCGATTAAAAGTTTAGAACAAATTGTACGATTAAACATTACTTTTGGTGATCAAATATTATTGAAAGGACAACAAATTCATATTGGAACTATTGAACTTATAAACCTTAATACTGAAAAGAAAAGCAATAAGAGAATCCATATTGGTAGTTATGGTAAAGGCAAAGCTGTGATTGATTTTAGAGGCTACCCTGCTGGAGTCTGGATACAAAATACTTCAAATGTATCAATAACTGATTTAAAATTCACTGGGAATGGAGGTCCAAATAATGAGACATTCATGCTAAGGGAGAGTGAGAAAAATATAGATCAACGCTATGCTATTCGCATACAATCAGATGATTCTCATAATTTCAGTTTAATGGAGAATTTGTTTATTTATAATGTCGATATAAAAGATGTCTTCCTTTTAAATCCAGTACAAAAATCTAGAGCATGTCGTCAATGGCACATGAATGATGGTGCTGGTTGGGGGTGGGGAATTTTTGGGCAAGTCCTTAAGAATGGAAAAGGTTTACATAATGTTACAATTCAACATGTAAATGTAAGTAATGTCAGCCAAATGGGAATTCGCTTTAAAGGTGCAGGAAAAATTGATGGCTCATTACAGGGTAATGTAAATAATGTAAAGATTGAGTATTGTACTATTTATAGAAGTGGCGGTCCTGGTATGCAGTTTAACAGATGTAATAATAGCCATATGAAATTCTGTCGAATAACTGAATCCGGTAATAGAAATGATAAAAGAAAGTGGGGTCGAGGAAGTGGTATGTGGACTTGGGGACTACATAACTTTTTGTTTGAACATAACATTTTTGAAGGCGCTCAAGGAATTGCCGATTCATGCGGTGCACATATAGACTTTAATTGTCGTAATGTAGTCATTCAAAATTGCTTAAGTAGATACAATGCTGGTGGTTTCATTGAAATTTTAGGATTAAACTACAATTGTTCCTACCGATTCAATGTGAGTATCAATGATGGATGGAGAAATATCAAAGATCCAAAACAAAAGTTTTGGGGCAAAGTAGGCACACCTGGTTGTATAGTAACAGTAAATGGGCATAATCATGAGAAACAATATAAAGGACCATACCAAACCTATATCTATAACAATACAATTATAAATACCATTGAAGGTAATGCTCCTTACAAAAATCCAAATATTTTTAATATCTCAACATCCAATGAAGGACTTGTGATGATGAATAATATTTTTTGGTTTGAAGAGAAAGCAAATAAAGGGTGGTCAATGCACCGTTGGAAAGATAATGCTCCTTATGATGCCGCATTTGATTTCAAAATCTCCGATGCACCAAAAAATACAAAATCAGAAAAAGGTTTTGGAGACTCCTACCCTGCCACTTCAAGATCTATGAATGAAGGTGAATTAGCTAGAATGGAATTAATCATGCGAAACAACATTTATAGACTTTATAATGCTGATGGCATAGATAAATACAGTAAGGTAAATACAGCTTTAGCAGATGGATATTGGGATGAAAATGCAAGAGGAGATAATCCAAATTTTAAAAATGAAACTGGTTCTGAGGCTGCAGACTTTATTCCTACAAATAAAAAGCTAATATATTCAGGAGAACCAATTCCGAAATTGTCATCTGATTCAACAGCATCTGGGATTTACTTTGGAGGACTAGAAGTCACAAAAGATTTCTTTGGTAATCCTATTAAGAAAGACATAATTGGAGCTATTGTTCCAAATGCTAAAATCAAAGATTGGACTAAAGTCTTTCAGCAACATGATCAAGTTAAAGAGAATCAGTTAGCTAAATAA
- a CDS encoding tyrosine-type recombinase/integrase has translation MKSCFYQENELPQDIDGLNRAQKSIHGTIRNAEISAEYFLKFVLSNYAGQLFNLEIQLKAYLDYLDELQLDGKINQYFKRRVCIRLAKIHKVSNYEHKQAMPFLKFIQELGITHVSEEFQTQKHLQNKLLSQLDNHQLLLDFYYFRQKSHKLDKYTGTIDISMRNVRLFLRFLLKNKIDVSTENNWIRNAPSLFTYSNVTEYLDLRKHQKLSSWGDIKDEDGILLKNSSMNDIIKDIRLFFKYILSEKVETPAARKSFIDASIEHFQNQERSQGIGNNLFLAQNSQREFDYMKLYRKAEIAFDEYALALKQLANYSYRKNRYKSFGAKCHLPQSYIDKLYSALDEYLSEINFLPHLNDKQKVTKHLTINRLKTAITLGLEIGLRVSTVEEIHVEDIDFDRGILHLRFCKGYDAFEAPSLPLNQVSLTALKKLISLLGIKSGSLFSKRSIAVQLKNILSLKDLRNYTDQNGNTHEITFHYFRYTFGANRLAEFGDIAIVSKLLSHRDISITSKVYLDKKIDDTMRNIYNKNHDNNSPSSIYSK, from the coding sequence GTGAAAAGCTGTTTTTACCAAGAAAATGAACTTCCTCAAGATATTGATGGTCTAAATCGTGCTCAAAAGTCTATTCATGGTACAATTAGAAATGCTGAAATTTCAGCAGAATATTTTTTAAAATTTGTATTGAGTAATTATGCTGGCCAACTATTTAATCTAGAAATTCAATTAAAGGCATATTTAGATTATTTAGATGAATTGCAACTAGATGGAAAAATTAATCAATATTTCAAAAGACGAGTATGTATTAGGTTAGCTAAGATTCATAAGGTTTCAAATTATGAACATAAACAAGCTATGCCTTTTTTGAAATTTATACAGGAACTTGGGATTACTCATGTGAGCGAAGAATTTCAGACTCAAAAGCATCTTCAGAATAAATTATTGAGTCAACTGGATAATCACCAACTCTTATTAGACTTCTATTACTTCAGGCAAAAAAGTCATAAACTTGATAAATATACCGGAACAATAGATATTTCAATGAGAAATGTAAGATTATTTTTACGCTTTTTGTTGAAAAATAAAATTGATGTTTCTACTGAAAATAATTGGATTAGAAATGCACCTAGTCTTTTTACTTACAGCAATGTAACAGAATATCTGGATCTGAGAAAACATCAGAAACTATCTAGCTGGGGTGATATCAAAGATGAAGATGGTATTCTCCTCAAGAACTCTTCTATGAATGATATAATTAAAGACATTAGACTTTTCTTTAAATATATTCTTTCTGAAAAAGTGGAAACACCTGCTGCTAGGAAATCTTTCATTGATGCTAGTATTGAACATTTTCAAAATCAGGAAAGGTCACAAGGAATTGGTAATAATTTATTTCTCGCTCAAAATAGCCAAAGAGAATTTGATTACATGAAACTATATCGAAAAGCAGAAATTGCTTTTGATGAATATGCACTTGCATTAAAACAGTTAGCTAATTATTCGTACAGAAAAAATAGATATAAAAGTTTCGGAGCAAAATGTCATCTTCCACAATCCTACATTGATAAACTATATTCTGCACTAGATGAATATCTTAGTGAAATTAACTTTTTACCTCATTTGAATGATAAGCAAAAAGTTACTAAACACCTCACTATTAATCGATTGAAAACAGCAATCACACTTGGTTTAGAAATAGGGCTAAGGGTTTCTACTGTGGAAGAAATTCATGTAGAAGATATTGATTTTGATCGGGGTATTTTGCATTTAAGATTTTGTAAAGGATATGATGCTTTTGAAGCTCCATCATTACCTCTAAATCAAGTGTCCCTTACAGCTCTTAAAAAATTGATCAGTTTATTAGGTATAAAATCAGGTTCACTATTTTCTAAAAGAAGTATCGCTGTTCAACTTAAAAATATTTTAAGTTTAAAAGATTTAAGGAATTATACAGACCAAAATGGTAATACTCACGAAATTACTTTCCACTATTTCCGCTATACTTTTGGAGCAAATCGATTAGCTGAGTTTGGAGATATTGCAATAGTATCAAAACTCCTTTCGCATCGAGATATTTCTATTACTTCTAAAGTTTATCTGGATAAGAAAATTGATGATACGATGAGAAATATCTATAATAAAAATCATGATAATAACTCTCCTAGTTCTATCTATTCAAAATAA